The Phycisphaeraceae bacterium genome includes a window with the following:
- a CDS encoding prepilin-type N-terminal cleavage/methylation domain-containing protein: protein MKRKRTGFTLIELLVVISIIALLIGILLPSLSSARKLAKAMSGLSNIRQTYIGMAAYAADNNGWLPYRPPTSNYLPHRMNVSGHYDLQKSFIGPYLGSSRDQLMFCVGDLYEERNPESNGYDYNLVTVQYLNMVLPSSTPYVQANGIYDLTRIDNPGTSDKPVWGCLTIEISSGLFLGHDAPFSQAPPTGSNFVFMDGSGRWTSWGDHEPYLISSTIYYRPKTSDN, encoded by the coding sequence ATGAAACGGAAACGGACTGGTTTCACACTCATCGAACTTCTGGTGGTCATCTCGATCATCGCTCTGCTGATCGGAATCCTTCTCCCCTCACTCAGCTCTGCGCGCAAGCTCGCCAAGGCGATGAGCGGGCTCAGCAATATCCGCCAGACGTACATCGGCATGGCGGCTTACGCCGCCGACAACAACGGATGGCTGCCCTACCGACCGCCCACCTCAAACTATCTCCCCCACAGGATGAACGTCAGCGGACACTACGATCTCCAGAAGAGCTTCATCGGACCCTATCTCGGCAGTAGCAGGGATCAGTTGATGTTCTGTGTGGGTGACCTCTATGAAGAACGCAATCCGGAGTCGAACGGCTACGACTACAACCTCGTCACGGTTCAGTATCTGAACATGGTCCTGCCTTCAAGCACGCCTTATGTGCAGGCCAATGGCATCTATGACCTGACACGGATTGATAACCCCGGCACCAGCGACAAGCCAGTCTGGGGATGCCTGACCATCGAGATCTCATCAGGCCTGTTCCTCGGACATGACGCACCTTTTAGTCAGGCACCACCAACGGGCAGCAACTTCGTCTTCATGGATGGGTCAGGACGCTGGACGTCATGGGGTGATCACGAGCCTTATCTGATCTCATCGACTATTTACTACCGGCCTAAGACCTCTGATAACTGA